Proteins from one Argopecten irradians isolate NY chromosome 15, Ai_NY, whole genome shotgun sequence genomic window:
- the LOC138309759 gene encoding V-type proton ATPase subunit H-like → MASLGNIGSVMGNIDDIEKGAQVATSLLQQRANDVRSNRVNWQSYLQGQMISSEDFSFISKFDNANSEVRKAILIENPLQFAKTFFNLMSQIAKDQTLQYILTMLDDVLQEDKSRVDIFKGYAKRSKESVWTPFLHLLNRDDRFIVYQTSRIIAKIACWSKESMGTEDLKFYLNWLKDQLRQPGNEYMQTAARCLQMMLRIDLYRQVFVEVDGISTIVTVLAGKVGFQIQYQLTFCLWCLTFNPALAERMNRYNIIPTLADILSENVKEKVSRIILAVFRNLLEKPNETEMIQDHALAMVQCKVLKQLELLESRKFDDPDIVDDIVFLNENLQKSVQDLSSFDEYCSEVKSGRLEWSPVHKSERFWRENAPRLNEKNYELLKILVRLLSDSKDPLILSVSAHDLGEYVRYYPRGKNVIEQLGGKQLVMQYLSHDDPNVRFEALIAVQKLMVHNWEYLGRQLQDTTPKDGPGLVPAKA, encoded by the exons GTGCCCAGGTTGCCACAAGTTTGCTGCAGCAGAGAGCCAACGATGTTCGCTCCAATCGCGTCAACTGGCAGTCATATCTACA gGGACAGATGATTTCCTCGGAAGATTTTTCCTTCATCTCTAAGTTTGATAATGCTAACAGCGAAGTACGGAAAGCAATCCTCATTGAAAATCCattacag TTTGCTAAGACTTTCTTTAACCTGATGAGTCAGATTGCTAAGGACCAGACTCTGCAGTACATTCTGACCATGCTGGACGACGTTCTACAG GAGGACAAGTCACGTGTAGATATATTTAAAGGCTATGCCAAACGTAGTAAGGAATCCGTGTGGACTCCCTTCCTACATCTACTGAACAGGGACGACCGATTTATTGTCTACCAG ACCAGTCGGATCATCGCTAAGATAGCGTGCTGGAGTAAGGAGTCCATGGGTACGGAGGATCTCAAGTTCTACCTAAACTGGCTGAAGGACCAACTCCGTCAGCCAGGTAACGAGTACATGCAGACGGCCGCCAGGTGTTTACAGATGATGTTACGTATCGACTTGTACAGACAGGTGTTTGTCGAGGTGGATGGTATTTCAac CATTGTTACGGTCCTTGCTGGAAAAGTTGGCTTCCAGATTCAGTATCAGTTGACCTTCTGTCTGTGGTGTTTGACCTTCAACCCTGCACTGGCCGAGAGAATGAACAG ATACAACATCATACCCACCCTAGCCGATATCCTCAGCGAGAATGTGAAGGAAAAAGTCTCCCGAATTATACTTGCTGTGTTTAGG AACCTGTTAGAGAAGCCGAATGAGACTGAGATGATTCAAGACCATGCTCTCGCCATGGTACAGTGTAAAGTTCTAAAACAGCTCGAGCTCCTGGAATCTCGCAAGTTTGATGACCCAGATATTGTTGATGATATTGTGTTCCTGAATGAAAACCTCCAGAAATCAGTACAAGATCTGAG CTCATTTGATGAGTATTGCTCTGAGGTCAAGTCTGGACGCCTAGAATGGAGCCCTGTACACAAGTCGGAGCGCTTCTGGAGAGAAAATGCTCCTCGACTGAACGAGAAAAACTATGAACTtctcaa GATTTTAGTTCGACTGCTCAGTGATAGTAAGGATCCACTCATCCTGTCTGTGTCGGCTCATGATTTAGGGGAGTACGTACGATATTATCCCAGAGGGAAAAA TGTGATAGAACAACTCGGCGGTAAACAGCTCGTGATGCAGTACCTCTCCCATGATGACCCCAATGTTAGATTTGAGGCTCTGATCGCTGTACAGAAACTTATGGTACATAACTG GGAATACTTAGGCCGACAGTTACAGGACACCACCCCCAAGGATGGTCCAGGACTTGTACCCGCCAAAGCTTAG
- the LOC138308964 gene encoding uncharacterized protein, protein MAGNDEEPPEASLAISNILDTYGFSSELRRMKRTLCSIKNLYIDIYNIVVDLPSLGVEERLIGSLGEGLMELAMISGTPCDGDVMKILNKTAAYEDNNAVTVPHGHWQFQMKPCEKNIGYVKLTVVKEGSIFTPLSSTSNSCYYEYDEDKHVYYLSNGIPASLNNFGGNLNIFEQYNQNMQLSGVWNEQIVTGPSLSRVSTTEVKPGTFAIDKVDSVISIPCPKWPAVAEEWIERKRNYGWPSNDFITEHVKRGCYVVPVGCKECRKTYLDWRLSFVLVEQALVWDFNATQVKCLLLLKHLKKLVFEKEIGDIISSYILKTIVFWVIEETPPALWVPHRLLTAIHLCLDRLVAAVRNDFCPHFFIRICNLLAKRYTAAEKSKVLQLCQYARTNTLKLFWENPPFSGALQSRSVEEIASTSRDFSVLESKVQKLQSVVAASMNHLMSKQMRFSMSCLQSLQSTTEYCNTLSDKIRNVCLKHNMELKDMENISAEVERMRRRLLWTNNNLCGENTANIKYITVPQNTLTKYEALMENITICHLNAASGNFRLTYDMLRTLISTMQQVPYVRFQFPLNSFITGNNTAIMLDFLLKSGNSVLKGNDSYTLHLSDLLFLRFEYNCLPPPIQMEMQPSRRQNGPLDLSSGMQQTVAIDPVVYACFLKFWCCMKLERNIDMLKARDDMVWCCRLPDITNKAVAFNLLGYCHQQLEEYEAAFGAFCTAWNQRPHSDATLVHIFALVHSTIRRELNETCPD, encoded by the coding sequence ATGGCGGGGAACGATGAGGAGCCTCCGGAAGCGAGTTTGGCCATCAGTAACATTCTGGATACTTATGGGTTCAGCAGTGAATTAAGACGGATGAAACGAACGTTATGTTCAATAAAAAATCTGTACATAGATATCTATAACATCGTCGTCGATCTGCCATCATTGGGTGTAGAAGAAAGACTGATAGGGAGCCTAGGAGAAGGACTGATGGAGTTAGCCATGATTAGTGGAACGCCATGTGACGGGGATGTGATGAAAATTCTGAATAAAACTGCAGCGTATGAAGACAACAATGCTGTCACTGTTCCCCATGGACACTGGCAGTTCCAGATGAAGCCATGCGAGAAAAACATTGGCTATGTTAAACTAACGGTTGTCAAGGAGGGATCTATATTTACACCTCTTTCATCCACTTCTAACTCTTGTTACTACGAATATGATGAAGACAAACATGTTTACTATCTATCAAATGGGATCCCAGCCTCTTTGAATAATTTTGGagggaatttaaatatttttgaacagTATAATCAAAACATGCAATTATCCGGTGTGTGGAATGAACAAATCGTGACAGGACCGTCACTTTCGCGCGTCTCTACTACGGAAGTGAAACCAGGAACTTTTGCTATCGATAAGGTAGATAGTGTTATATCTATTCCGTGTCCCAAGTGGCCTGCTGTCGCAGAAGAATGGATCGAACGGAAGCGCAACTATGGCTGGCCCtccaatgattttataacagaACATGTGAAGCGAGGATGTTACGTAGTCCCGGTCGGGTGTAAAGAATGTAGGAAGACTTACCTGGACTGGAGACTGTCGTTTGTGCTGGTGGAACAGGCGTTAGTTTGGGATTTTAATGCAACACAGGTAAAATGTCTGctgttactgaaacatctgaaAAAGCTCGTGTTTGAGAAAGAAATAGGAGACATAATATCCTCCTACATCCTAAAGACTATTGTTTTCTGGGTGATAGAGGAAACTCCCCCCGCCCTTTGGGTCCCTCATCGACTCCTCACAGCAATACATCTGTGTCTAGATAGGTTGGTTGCAGCTGTGCGGAACGACTTTTGTCCTCATTTTTTCATCCGCATTTGCAATCTCCTCGCTAAGAGGTATACCGCAGCAGAAAAATCCAAAGTTCTGCAACTGTGTCAATATGCACGAACGAACACCCTGAAACTGTTTTGGGAAAACCCTCCATTTAGTGGGGCCCTCCAATCGAGGAGTGTGGAGGAGATAGCATCAACTTCGAGGGATTTCAGTGTTCTTGAGTCGAAAGTGCAAAAACTTCAATCTGTGGTTGCTGCAAGTATGAATCACTTAATGAGTAAACAAATGAGATTTTCAATGTCGTGTCTGCAGTCACTACAAAGTACAACAGAATATTGTAACACATTATCAGATAAAATAAGGAACGTTTGCCTGAAACATAATATGGAACTGAAAGACATGGAGAACATTAGTGCTGAAGTGGAACGAATGAGGAGACGACTTTTGTGGACAAACAACAATCTATGTGGAGAAAATACGGCCAACATTAAGTACATCACAGTACCGCAGAACactttaacaaaatatgaagcTCTCATGGAAAATATCACCATTTGTCATTTGAATGCAGCCTCTGGAAATTTCCGTCTTACCTACGACATGTTAAGAACGCTGATCTCAACAATGCAGCAGGTACCGTACGTTCGGTTCCAATTCCCTCTTAATTCTTTTATAACTGGAAATAATACCGCAATCATGTTAGACTTCCTTCTTAAAAGTGGAAATTCTGTTCTAAAAGGAAACGATTCATACACGCTACATCTCTCAGACTTGTTATTTTTACGATTTGAATACAACTGCCTTCCTCCACCCATACAAATGGAAATGCAGCCAAGCAGGAGACAAAAcggacctttagacctttcttCCGGAATGCAGCAGACAGTTGCCATAGATCCTGTCGTGTACGCATGCTTCCTCAAGTTCTGGTGTTGTATGAAACTGGAGCGGAACATAGATATGTTGAAGGCACGTGACGACATGGTGTGGTGCTGTAGGCTTCCGGACATCACAAACAAGGCTGTGGCATTTAACCTGCTCGGGTACTGCCATCAACAATTGGAGGAGTACGAGGCTGCCTTTGGGGCCTTTTGTACGGCGTGGAACCAACGTCCACACAGTGACGCCACGCTTGTTCACATCTTCGCTTTAGTCCATAGTACGATTAGGCGAGAGCTCAACGAGACCTGCCCGGACTAA